In a single window of the Thermofilum uzonense genome:
- a CDS encoding PDDEXK family nuclease produces MVSEVVARRRNAFNVERRLVKLLSTNPENHVFRVPVSGVGEHFPDVFMVNNIEDRIVAFEVKVTSGKKVKIKGFQVSKLFRFLDAFKRYSKREAVLAVWFSSAQKWVFKRVDSLFSVDMVVTVEDESDWTPNVRLRGKA; encoded by the coding sequence ATGGTTAGCGAGGTCGTGGCAAGGCGGCGAAACGCGTTCAACGTCGAGAGGAGGCTTGTCAAACTCCTTTCCACAAACCCGGAAAACCACGTCTTTAGAGTACCTGTGAGCGGGGTGGGAGAGCACTTCCCCGATGTTTTTATGGTAAACAATATAGAGGACAGAATCGTGGCTTTTGAAGTTAAGGTTACATCAGGTAAGAAGGTTAAGATCAAGGGTTTCCAGGTTTCAAAGTTATTCCGTTTCCTGGACGCTTTCAAGAGGTACTCAAAGCGAGAAGCTGTCCTAGCTGTATGGTTCTCCTCAGCACAGAAATGGGTTTTCAAGAGAGTTGATTCCCTCTTCAGCGTAGATATGGTAGTCACGGTTGAAGACGAAAGCGATTGGACTCCTAACGTCAGATTGAGAGGAAAGGCTTAA
- a CDS encoding site-2 protease family protein, whose product MASSQILVSINNAVYLGAILFIYAGIIIVQRLKPQALEKLGISLEGAVILLKTRRLNTIIVSFAGRHPKLIRLLGDVSTIIGIGLMIFGLFYFHANLVSFFIRPEAASPVAPIIPGVTLGLDALPYFLIAVFLTIVPHELAHAFAASAEGLPLKSTGLFLALVFPGGFAEIDEEKLGSASLRAKLRVLSSGSSANLASFIVFALLTSLLIQPTGVLIASTIPGYPAQGILEPNDVVIAVNGVPTNTLQDFTRVMETTKPGEAVLLTVKRGNEIKSIEVILAPRPGNTSRGFLGVQIQQAVNNPLLYNVLYWCLVLTSSVAIINMLPAIPLDGGRILQALLEKMFSAEKAKKLAFSITIYTALIVVLNIAFSTNFYGLVPFP is encoded by the coding sequence GTGGCGTCCAGTCAGATTTTAGTTTCTATAAATAACGCAGTATATCTCGGAGCCATACTATTCATTTATGCGGGAATAATAATTGTCCAAAGGTTAAAGCCACAGGCCCTTGAGAAGCTTGGAATTAGTCTGGAGGGGGCAGTCATACTGCTCAAGACCAGGAGACTCAACACGATTATAGTTTCCTTTGCAGGTAGGCATCCCAAGCTGATACGTCTCTTAGGGGATGTCTCGACGATCATAGGGATAGGCTTGATGATCTTTGGACTTTTTTATTTCCATGCAAATCTTGTCAGCTTTTTTATCCGTCCCGAAGCGGCTAGCCCCGTAGCGCCTATCATACCGGGGGTTACTCTGGGCTTGGATGCTCTCCCATACTTTCTCATCGCCGTCTTCTTAACAATAGTACCGCATGAACTGGCCCACGCGTTTGCCGCTTCAGCTGAAGGGCTACCCTTGAAGTCTACAGGACTCTTCCTTGCCCTGGTCTTCCCCGGTGGCTTTGCTGAGATTGATGAGGAAAAACTTGGTAGTGCAAGCCTGCGTGCGAAACTGAGAGTCCTCTCGTCGGGCAGCTCGGCAAACCTGGCGTCCTTCATCGTTTTCGCTCTCCTAACCTCTCTACTAATCCAGCCCACAGGAGTCCTTATTGCTTCAACAATACCTGGCTATCCAGCTCAAGGAATACTGGAGCCCAACGACGTGGTGATTGCAGTTAATGGAGTCCCGACAAATACGCTTCAGGACTTCACAAGAGTAATGGAGACCACAAAGCCCGGCGAGGCGGTTCTTCTCACAGTCAAGAGAGGGAATGAAATTAAGAGCATTGAAGTAATCTTGGCTCCACGTCCCGGAAACACCTCTAGGGGCTTCCTGGGTGTTCAGATCCAGCAGGCAGTGAATAATCCTCTTCTCTACAATGTTCTATACTGGTGTTTAGTTCTTACTTCAAGCGTAGCTATTATAAACATGCTTCCTGCCATACCTCTAGACGGCGGACGGATTCTCCAGGCGTTGCTGGAGAAAATGTTTTCAGCTGAGAAGGCCAAGAAGCTTGCTTTCAGCATAACAATTTACACAGCACTTATCGTCGTCCTGAACATCGCGTTTTCAACAAACTTTTATGGACTTGTACCGTTTCCGTAA
- a CDS encoding TIGR00304 family membrane protein, whose protein sequence is MKKYKAGLTLSTLGILIMIVGLVLLSLPENTRASFGGCILIGPIPICVGFGSNPLILILLSLVSLAVILVLGYILPLYVEEEK, encoded by the coding sequence ATGAAGAAATACAAAGCTGGTCTGACACTTTCTACGCTCGGAATACTCATCATGATAGTAGGCCTCGTATTACTCTCCCTTCCCGAGAACACGCGGGCCTCGTTCGGTGGCTGTATACTTATCGGTCCAATACCTATCTGTGTAGGCTTTGGGTCTAATCCCTTAATCTTAATACTGCTCTCTCTAGTATCGCTCGCAGTGATTCTAGTTTTAGGCTACATACTCCCGCTGTATGTTGAAGAAGAAAAATAA
- a CDS encoding MBL fold metallo-hydrolase, giving the protein MIEEIHIDVLVDDIPSVEDLLPLHGLSIYIVTRDDKGVFKRILFDTGPDSKILFKNAETLGVQLKPDLIFGSMPHWHHIGALDKFREAVHVIPSPPLAHASKRGLTHLPGVEGAYVLHGDTHWNEQGLALMTRKGWVVFLGCSVHGLRRTFGSSLLRLGRIWGLIGGLNISTRDNVNLSFLRKLKGKGLQLVMPLHSVSMDARKIILDGINMIDFGYEVSGCGVQSDFSFYK; this is encoded by the coding sequence ATGATAGAGGAAATCCACATAGACGTACTTGTCGACGACATACCCTCTGTTGAGGATCTACTACCCTTACACGGTCTCTCGATATATATTGTGACTAGGGATGACAAGGGCGTTTTCAAGCGTATTCTCTTCGACACGGGGCCAGACTCAAAGATCCTTTTTAAGAACGCTGAAACTCTTGGCGTGCAACTCAAGCCCGATCTAATATTTGGAAGCATGCCGCACTGGCATCACATAGGAGCCTTAGACAAATTCCGGGAAGCTGTACACGTTATCCCTAGCCCTCCTCTCGCACACGCATCAAAAAGAGGGTTAACCCACTTACCGGGAGTCGAGGGAGCATATGTGCTTCATGGAGACACCCACTGGAACGAGCAGGGACTCGCCTTAATGACACGTAAGGGATGGGTGGTTTTCCTCGGGTGCAGCGTTCACGGCTTGCGGAGGACCTTTGGTTCAAGCCTGCTGCGACTTGGAAGGATCTGGGGACTTATCGGGGGCTTAAACATCTCGACAAGGGATAACGTAAACTTGTCTTTCTTAAGAAAGCTAAAGGGAAAAGGGTTACAGCTAGTTATGCCCCTGCACAGCGTCAGCATGGATGCCCGAAAAATAATTTTAGATGGGATTAATATGATCGATTTCGGCTACGAGGTAAGCGGATGTGGCGTCCAGTCAGATTTTAGTTTCTATAAATAA
- a CDS encoding RuvB-like helicase — MSATFERVGTHSHIKGLGVRNGEVLPVGDGLIGQTEARKAAWLVVQLIRSGKMAGRAILLVGPPGTGKTAIAVAIARELGPETPFMALTGSEVYSAELKKTEVLMQAMRKSIGVRIRERRWVYEGVLEKLDVRYDRHPLNPYTQVPVGGSITLKTEKETRNLRVDSNIIYQILQKGITEGDVIWIDEETGRVSRAGRAKGYGEFDVQPKDIVEVPSGPIYKEKEFVYTLTLHDLDVMESRSDSILSIFFGAPSQKEIPPDARARVDKTVKEWVEAKKAELVPGVLFIDDAHMLDIETYSFLSRAMESELSPIIILATNRGYTRIRGTDIEAPHGMPLDLLDRLLIIRTRPYTPDEIREIIKVRAREEGVELEADALEELVKLGAEKSLRYATQLLSPALLYAKQNGREKVSREDVAEVSRLFISTAESSSYLKELEEKMLR; from the coding sequence ATGTCTGCAACGTTTGAACGCGTTGGAACACACAGCCATATAAAAGGACTAGGCGTGCGAAATGGGGAAGTGCTTCCTGTTGGAGACGGGCTTATAGGCCAGACAGAAGCCCGAAAGGCAGCCTGGCTCGTCGTTCAACTTATAAGATCAGGTAAAATGGCTGGCAGGGCTATACTTCTCGTCGGCCCTCCCGGTACAGGAAAAACGGCTATAGCTGTGGCCATCGCTAGGGAACTAGGCCCCGAAACGCCCTTCATGGCCCTGACTGGTAGCGAGGTTTACTCTGCCGAGCTCAAGAAAACAGAGGTTTTGATGCAAGCGATGAGGAAATCGATAGGAGTCAGAATTCGTGAGAGACGGTGGGTCTATGAGGGCGTGCTAGAGAAGCTTGATGTGCGGTATGATCGTCATCCCCTAAACCCATACACCCAGGTCCCAGTCGGCGGCTCGATAACTCTCAAGACTGAGAAAGAAACACGTAACCTGAGGGTGGACTCTAACATAATCTACCAGATTCTCCAAAAGGGCATAACAGAGGGGGACGTGATATGGATTGACGAGGAGACGGGCAGAGTATCACGCGCGGGGAGAGCCAAGGGATATGGGGAGTTCGATGTCCAGCCAAAGGACATCGTTGAAGTGCCGAGTGGACCGATATACAAGGAGAAGGAGTTCGTGTACACCCTGACCCTCCACGACCTGGATGTGATGGAGAGCCGCAGCGACAGTATACTTTCGATCTTCTTCGGAGCTCCATCCCAGAAAGAGATACCTCCAGATGCCAGAGCACGTGTTGACAAGACTGTCAAGGAGTGGGTTGAAGCTAAAAAGGCAGAGCTCGTACCAGGAGTTCTCTTCATAGACGATGCGCACATGTTGGACATAGAGACATATAGTTTTCTCTCGAGAGCAATGGAGAGCGAGCTCAGCCCTATAATTATACTGGCAACTAACCGTGGCTACACAAGGATAAGGGGCACAGACATAGAGGCGCCACACGGTATGCCTCTAGACCTTCTAGACAGGCTACTCATTATCAGAACGCGACCCTACACTCCAGATGAGATTCGCGAGATAATAAAAGTTAGGGCGCGAGAGGAGGGAGTGGAGCTCGAGGCTGACGCACTTGAAGAGCTAGTGAAACTTGGAGCTGAGAAAAGCCTGAGGTATGCGACGCAACTGCTCTCCCCAGCTCTGCTCTATGCTAAACAGAATGGGAGGGAAAAAGTATCTAGGGAAGACGTAGCCGAGGTTTCTAGATTGTTCATAAGCACGGCCGAGTCTTCGAGCTATCTTAAAGAGCTAGAGGAGAAAATGCTCAGGTAA
- a CDS encoding DHH family phosphoesterase has product MWLYHGLYRIFLIIKAKLTKSELALVDEGDPDGIVSGALFKMRFPRGVVVTAYPPEIKSNYLIRAIRWDFVADLPCPGKARLRADHHLSNTPCAAVEFYDPNAPASALLALKALGLEENPTASKLVSLAVETDTAQITSQEAMDLEAAVKGADFKGKLHLIEVLAKKGVDALNDEKVKEYIERYRKNKSRTEEFAALLQPPPKEVIVFFKKDYKLSYRYLTILLEKSGADFTFILVPKGLFRYRVYAGAKPESGYNAASIVEPLGGGGHKFAAGATFRSISSAKALKKVLPLLKQALGRDSIDIIVVEDDGLKKTTLS; this is encoded by the coding sequence ATGTGGCTCTATCATGGATTATACAGGATATTCTTGATAATTAAGGCTAAGCTCACAAAATCCGAGCTTGCCCTTGTAGATGAGGGAGACCCGGATGGAATTGTCAGCGGCGCCCTCTTCAAGATGAGGTTTCCCCGAGGCGTTGTTGTCACAGCATACCCCCCGGAGATTAAGAGTAACTATCTCATAAGAGCTATTCGGTGGGACTTTGTTGCTGATCTTCCCTGCCCTGGTAAGGCCAGGCTGCGGGCTGATCACCATCTTTCAAATACTCCTTGCGCCGCTGTAGAATTCTACGATCCGAATGCTCCCGCCTCTGCTCTCCTGGCCTTAAAAGCGCTTGGGCTGGAAGAGAACCCTACGGCTTCAAAACTTGTTAGCCTTGCCGTGGAAACCGATACCGCCCAGATAACGAGCCAGGAAGCCATGGATCTCGAGGCAGCAGTCAAGGGTGCAGACTTCAAGGGGAAGCTTCACCTGATTGAGGTGCTTGCAAAGAAGGGGGTTGATGCACTTAACGATGAGAAGGTTAAAGAGTATATTGAGCGTTACAGGAAGAATAAGAGCAGGACTGAAGAGTTCGCCGCTCTTCTCCAACCGCCTCCAAAGGAGGTTATAGTCTTCTTCAAAAAAGACTACAAGCTTTCCTACCGCTACCTCACAATACTACTCGAGAAATCCGGCGCAGACTTCACATTCATCTTAGTTCCTAAGGGCCTTTTCAGGTACCGTGTATATGCTGGGGCTAAGCCTGAATCCGGCTATAACGCTGCCAGCATTGTCGAGCCGCTCGGCGGTGGGGGCCATAAATTCGCGGCTGGGGCTACTTTTAGGTCTATCAGTTCTGCTAAAGCATTAAAAAAAGTTTTGCCTCTCCTGAAACAGGCGCTCGGACGCGACTCTATAGATATAATAGTAGTTGAAGATGATGGCTTAAAGAAGACAACCCTCTCGTAG
- a CDS encoding ATP-dependent helicase gives MSESRRNLVYADKEYTKEEVLRILNPVVAEWFNSKFPDLTPPQKLALIPIHEGNNVLVSSPTGTGKTLTAFLIAISELIEMGLRGELGDSVYVLYVSPLRALNNDIYRNLEEPIREIRELAEKKGIKLPEIRHVVRTGDTTNTQRQNMLRKPPHILITTPETLAIILVAPKFREKLKTVRWVIVDEVHSLAENKRGAHLTLSLERLRELTERDFVRIGLSATINPLEDVARFLAGYDDDGTPRNCVIVDARYAKRKSLKVVSPVSDLIYTPSQEVTQRMYETLYDIVKRHRTTLIFTNTRSGTERVVFHLKQLARKRKDLPEDSIAAHHSSLSRGVRLDVEEKLKRGELKAIVSSTSLELGIDIGYIDVVAQVGSPKSVTRCLQRIGRSGHRLHETSKGIMVCVDRDDLVEVAVMVREAYRHHLDKIHIPRNALDVLAQHIVGMAIEKKMRVEDAFRIIRRSYSFHELSYDDFVNVLKYLSGGYSELESHKVYGKIWFDPVEGVFGRRGKYARVIYSLNVGTIPDEVSVKVYTTEKKYVGNIEEEFLERLMPGDRFVLGGKVYEFVKSDGMIAYVKPAFEQKPTIPAWFSEMLPLSYDLAVKISEFRGQMFKWIESGKPLEEIKKYLKRECRVDDNSAEAIIGYFREMYYFLRSLGIREYPSDKTILVEKWRDENGRIHQVFHTLFGRRTNDALSHALAYLASRKTGTNIGIALHDNGFALIYPRGVEPAVSLSELKPEEVEDLLKKAIFNTELMRRRFRHVAVRGLMILRNYKGYEISVQRQQVNALTLIKVVKRWMDFPVLKETYREILEDYMDINHAREVLESIRDGKIRIVETPLLDTPSPFAYNIVLEGLSDIVLMEDKRALIAHFHQQVMQRVSRFLQEKSV, from the coding sequence GTGTCTGAGTCGAGGAGAAATCTAGTTTACGCTGATAAGGAGTACACAAAGGAGGAGGTTTTAAGGATACTCAATCCTGTCGTAGCTGAATGGTTTAACTCCAAATTCCCAGACCTGACCCCGCCGCAGAAGCTTGCACTCATCCCTATTCACGAGGGCAACAATGTTCTAGTATCTAGCCCGACCGGCACCGGTAAGACGCTGACGGCATTCCTTATAGCTATCAGCGAGCTTATCGAGATGGGTTTAAGGGGTGAGCTTGGGGACAGCGTATACGTCCTCTATGTCTCGCCGTTAAGAGCATTAAACAACGACATTTACCGGAACCTTGAGGAACCAATAAGAGAGATCAGGGAGCTCGCCGAAAAGAAGGGAATCAAACTCCCGGAGATAAGACATGTCGTTAGAACAGGCGACACAACGAATACACAGCGCCAGAACATGCTCCGCAAGCCACCCCATATCCTTATCACAACCCCTGAGACGCTTGCGATCATCCTCGTAGCACCAAAGTTCCGCGAGAAGCTTAAAACAGTTAGATGGGTGATTGTAGACGAGGTCCACAGCCTAGCCGAGAATAAGCGTGGTGCACACCTGACCTTATCGCTTGAGAGGCTCCGCGAGCTTACAGAACGGGATTTTGTGAGAATAGGACTCTCAGCCACGATAAACCCGCTTGAGGATGTTGCTAGATTCCTGGCAGGTTATGACGATGACGGGACTCCGAGGAACTGTGTAATAGTTGACGCAAGGTACGCCAAGCGTAAAAGCCTGAAGGTCGTGTCGCCTGTATCCGACCTGATATACACGCCCTCCCAGGAGGTTACACAGAGGATGTACGAAACACTTTACGATATAGTAAAGCGCCATCGGACAACGCTAATATTCACGAATACCCGTAGCGGCACCGAACGCGTTGTTTTTCACTTGAAGCAACTCGCCAGGAAGAGAAAAGACCTCCCGGAGGACTCTATAGCCGCACATCACAGCTCCCTGTCAAGAGGAGTTCGCTTGGACGTTGAGGAGAAGCTTAAGCGGGGGGAGCTAAAAGCCATCGTGAGCAGCACGAGTCTCGAGCTAGGTATCGATATTGGTTATATCGACGTTGTCGCACAGGTCGGATCGCCCAAGTCGGTCACAAGGTGCCTTCAAAGGATTGGGCGCAGCGGGCACAGGCTTCACGAGACAAGTAAGGGAATAATGGTGTGTGTAGATAGGGACGACCTTGTTGAGGTTGCAGTGATGGTTCGGGAAGCTTATAGGCATCATCTCGACAAAATCCATATTCCGCGAAACGCTCTCGACGTTCTGGCTCAGCATATAGTGGGCATGGCAATCGAGAAGAAGATGAGGGTTGAAGACGCCTTCAGGATAATTAGAAGAAGCTATAGCTTCCATGAACTTAGCTACGACGACTTCGTGAATGTATTAAAGTATCTCTCCGGAGGATACAGCGAATTGGAGAGCCATAAAGTTTATGGAAAGATATGGTTCGACCCTGTGGAGGGCGTCTTCGGTAGAAGGGGGAAATATGCAAGGGTTATTTACTCCTTGAATGTTGGAACCATCCCCGACGAGGTCAGCGTAAAAGTGTATACTACTGAGAAAAAATACGTGGGAAACATAGAGGAAGAGTTCCTGGAAAGGCTGATGCCCGGCGACAGGTTCGTCCTCGGAGGCAAGGTGTACGAATTCGTTAAAAGCGATGGTATGATCGCTTACGTGAAGCCCGCCTTTGAGCAGAAGCCCACTATTCCCGCCTGGTTTAGCGAGATGTTACCCCTCAGCTACGACCTCGCGGTGAAAATCTCGGAGTTCAGAGGACAGATGTTTAAGTGGATTGAGAGTGGAAAACCATTGGAAGAGATTAAAAAGTACCTTAAGAGGGAGTGCCGTGTTGACGATAACTCAGCCGAGGCGATTATCGGATACTTTAGGGAGATGTACTACTTCCTGCGTTCGCTCGGAATTAGGGAGTACCCAAGTGACAAGACTATTCTTGTAGAGAAGTGGCGCGACGAAAATGGAAGAATCCATCAGGTTTTCCACACTTTATTCGGCAGGAGGACTAATGATGCTCTCAGCCACGCACTAGCCTACTTAGCCTCCAGGAAGACCGGAACCAACATCGGTATAGCTCTTCACGATAACGGCTTTGCACTAATATATCCGAGAGGGGTAGAGCCGGCCGTTAGCCTCAGCGAGTTGAAGCCCGAAGAGGTCGAGGATCTACTGAAAAAGGCTATATTCAACACGGAGCTTATGCGGAGACGGTTTAGGCACGTCGCTGTAAGGGGGCTGATGATCCTCAGGAACTATAAAGGATACGAGATAAGTGTTCAGAGACAGCAGGTAAACGCCTTGACTCTCATCAAGGTTGTGAAGCGATGGATGGACTTCCCGGTCCTGAAAGAGACCTACAGGGAAATACTCGAGGATTACATGGATATAAATCATGCAAGAGAGGTTCTGGAATCTATAAGAGACGGGAAGATCAGGATTGTTGAGACGCCTCTCCTTGATACGCCAAGCCCCTTCGCCTACAATATAGTTTTGGAGGGTCTTAGCGATATTGTACTTATGGAGGATAAGCGTGCCCTCATCGCACACTTCCATCAACAAGTAATGCAAAGAGTTTCACGGTTCTTACAGGAGAAAAGTGTCTAG
- a CDS encoding YkgJ family cysteine cluster protein → MRKSPTMKRMKPRNNTYTPMFISILTPKTFKNPCWCECEAQEIRPSRLQEYPVFQSIKCLTCGKCCMQTEMILTDQDVKQIEKLGYSRKYFTVWDGKFLRLRNEGGSCVFYDKGTGKCIIYQHRPSGCKLYPLIFDENKGLHLDPECPLVEDFANRTEDLREAVKLMEKVLRDLEKEYKYKVRWDLFYTSARRLQSNLKSDTG, encoded by the coding sequence ATGAGAAAGAGCCCTACAATGAAAAGGATGAAGCCGAGGAATAACACGTATACCCCTATGTTCATCAGTATATTAACTCCTAAAACTTTTAAAAATCCTTGTTGGTGCGAGTGCGAAGCGCAAGAAATTAGGCCATCCCGTTTGCAAGAATATCCCGTGTTTCAGAGCATAAAATGCTTAACCTGTGGAAAATGTTGCATGCAAACCGAGATGATCCTAACCGATCAAGACGTTAAACAGATCGAGAAGCTTGGCTACAGTCGCAAATACTTTACGGTATGGGACGGAAAATTCCTAAGACTCAGAAACGAAGGAGGCAGCTGTGTGTTCTACGACAAGGGTACAGGAAAATGTATCATATACCAGCATCGCCCCTCAGGCTGCAAACTCTACCCATTAATCTTCGACGAGAATAAGGGTCTACACCTTGATCCCGAGTGTCCGCTTGTAGAGGATTTTGCAAATAGGACAGAAGATCTTCGAGAAGCAGTTAAACTCATGGAGAAGGTTCTTCGGGATCTAGAGAAGGAATATAAATACAAAGTCAGGTGGGATCTCTTTTACACCAGCGCTCGAAGACTCCAATCAAACCTGAAAAGCGATACAGGCTAG
- a CDS encoding TIGR00304 family membrane protein, with product MNIGVYVLFLGFILFIVGLFLMFIEMKSKETGGKVETGAVVIIGPVPIVFGSNRAIAKDLMIFALVLTLMVFLAYVLMVVWR from the coding sequence ATGAACATAGGGGTATACGTGTTATTCCTCGGCTTCATCCTTTTCATTGTAGGGCTCTTTCTCATGTTTATAGAGATGAAATCTAAGGAGACTGGAGGAAAAGTGGAGACTGGAGCTGTGGTGATTATAGGGCCGGTACCCATAGTCTTTGGCTCAAACAGGGCTATTGCAAAAGACCTCATGATTTTTGCACTGGTTTTGACACTGATGGTTTTTCTAGCATATGTGCTAATGGTGGTTTGGCGATGA
- a CDS encoding M28 family peptidase, translated as MCYTFDFRAAVQLITLFMHGTISLSMSGFFGYVNFKETIIRETEFLDNYDIVAGTPEERAAIEHLKKRFEELGLEARVLEFEALSWRENYVELSAGDLRLRAVAMPYTLSGEVEGKVVYTGSRILEEDWASIDLTGKIVLIKIYDKVDEVEWQYLQAVRAGADAVIFMDRYPSRVRRMVLTLNTDYRFSAGTPPPIPAVAVTLEDGLRILKLAREHRKLFLKVETRIDPSGRSAVIYAGNLRGPVFSAHVDKWLTGFRDNVLGVGLVLHAANLFRERAGYIIFGSEESGAPSFSPWYWTWGSRVFAEFLEKNGLLEEFGVLLNVDTLGGSSLRISASSPDIQAWLTDFMGSVVTVCSDQVLFDSLSFALKGLPAMTFHTFPEIIPVYHTDLDVADTVDWESTERAFKLLEHVASELIKRGAKAFKYEELIRSISESLEKVSFLPSARKALNLVKGLKVESESEARTIRRLLTRPMFWGRYDRVFKDSVVFYPTYTDAIDDLLLLHDILSGVRSPEEVTSMRGLRRIPGYEETLASVEPVFYGRPLTKPEFLRHTYMVLEKIVEEDVERLVGMIENLKR; from the coding sequence ATGTGTTATACTTTTGATTTCCGTGCAGCTGTCCAGTTGATAACCTTGTTTATGCATGGAACGATAAGCTTATCCATGTCCGGGTTTTTCGGCTATGTGAATTTCAAGGAGACCATTATTAGAGAAACAGAGTTCTTGGACAATTATGACATTGTAGCAGGCACGCCCGAGGAGCGGGCTGCAATAGAACATTTAAAGAAACGTTTTGAGGAGCTTGGCTTGGAGGCGAGGGTTTTAGAGTTTGAGGCACTCTCATGGCGTGAAAATTACGTAGAGCTATCAGCCGGAGATCTTAGGCTAAGGGCTGTCGCTATGCCTTACACGCTCAGCGGGGAAGTCGAGGGAAAGGTTGTTTATACCGGAAGCCGTATCTTAGAGGAGGACTGGGCGTCTATAGACCTCACTGGGAAAATCGTGTTGATTAAGATCTACGACAAAGTTGACGAAGTCGAGTGGCAATACCTTCAGGCCGTTAGAGCTGGAGCTGACGCTGTGATTTTCATGGATCGTTATCCCTCCAGAGTTAGAAGGATGGTTCTAACCTTGAACACTGATTACCGGTTTAGTGCAGGCACGCCACCCCCTATACCGGCGGTAGCAGTTACTCTCGAGGACGGACTTCGCATCCTAAAGCTGGCAAGAGAGCATAGGAAGCTCTTCTTGAAGGTAGAGACTCGAATAGATCCAAGCGGTAGAAGCGCGGTTATATACGCAGGAAACCTGAGGGGACCTGTATTTTCGGCGCATGTTGACAAGTGGCTAACAGGTTTTCGTGACAACGTTCTAGGAGTTGGCTTAGTGCTTCACGCAGCCAATTTGTTCAGAGAGAGGGCGGGGTATATAATCTTCGGCTCTGAGGAGTCTGGTGCACCCAGCTTCAGTCCATGGTACTGGACATGGGGATCGCGTGTTTTCGCCGAGTTTCTTGAAAAGAATGGACTTCTAGAGGAGTTTGGTGTACTTCTCAACGTAGACACGCTGGGTGGATCTTCTCTAAGAATCTCAGCCTCGTCGCCGGATATCCAGGCCTGGCTTACAGACTTTATGGGTAGTGTTGTCACTGTGTGTTCTGATCAAGTCCTCTTTGACAGTTTAAGTTTCGCACTTAAAGGACTCCCTGCTATGACCTTTCACACTTTCCCCGAAATTATTCCTGTTTATCACACAGACCTCGACGTTGCCGATACGGTGGATTGGGAGTCTACTGAGAGAGCTTTTAAGCTTTTAGAGCACGTTGCATCAGAGCTTATTAAGCGGGGTGCAAAGGCGTTTAAGTATGAAGAGCTTATAAGGAGCATCTCAGAAAGTTTAGAAAAGGTGTCCTTTCTCCCAAGCGCCCGCAAAGCCTTAAACTTGGTTAAAGGACTTAAAGTAGAGAGTGAGAGTGAGGCCCGAACAATTAGACGCTTGCTGACACGCCCTATGTTTTGGGGAAGATATGACAGAGTTTTCAAGGATAGCGTCGTCTTCTATCCTACATATACGGATGCCATCGATGATCTACTTTTGCTGCATGACATTCTTTCAGGAGTTAGGAGCCCCGAGGAGGTGACAAGTATGAGGGGCTTAAGAAGAATACCGGGTTACGAGGAGACCCTGGCTTCTGTAGAGCCCGTTTTCTATGGAAGACCTCTCACCAAGCCCGAATTCCTTAGGCATACTTACATGGTATTGGAAAAAATAGTCGAGGAGGATGTTGAGCGTCTCGTGGGCATGATAGAGAATCTGAAGAGATAA